The Manis javanica isolate MJ-LG chromosome 2, MJ_LKY, whole genome shotgun sequence genome contains a region encoding:
- the LOC140848094 gene encoding LOW QUALITY PROTEIN: putative coiled-coil domain-containing protein 144B (The sequence of the model RefSeq protein was modified relative to this genomic sequence to represent the inferred CDS: inserted 2 bases in 1 codon; substituted 3 bases at 3 genomic stop codons): protein FAKKCKEAEVNEECDRQDLCVYSGLPCMQKHEEMWIKQGKSEWKGNLKLVTDELRQKFGEICEKYKIAACPEEEPLHDNAKAEVKKIPILTNSKPDYDERDAFGVPVSVVFXALPEQKENVFPSHSYSGSLEXTCQSSPKLYLIENKLDYENCNKPDTEHVFNKNXESFYNDTENKVRXVVTCEVKEDQEFDKQMTKNKSQNTTNWKLDIEHVSHSDTKSLFDLWVECSSEMKYVIQIKRHGISAVRQTYKETKPIEDLFQKPLFADNCRC from the exons TttgcaaaaaaatgtaaagaagcaGAAGTGAATGAGGAATGTGATAGACAGGATTTATGTGTGTATTCAGGACTTCCTTGTATGCAAAAGCATGAGGAAATGTGGATTAAACAAGGAAAATCAGAGTGGAAAGGTAATTTAAAACTTGTCACAGATGAGTTAAGGCAGAAGTTTGGTGAAAtttgtgaaaaatacaaaattgcaGCTTGTCCTGAGGAAGAGCCACTACATGATAATGCTAAAGCAGAAGTAAAGAAAATACCTATTTTGACAAACAGTAAACCTGATTATGATGAAAGAGATGCATTTGGAGTGCCTGTCTCTGTAGTATTCTAGGCACTTcctgaacagaaagaaaatgtctttccatCTCATTCATACTCTGGATCCCTGGAATGAACTTGCCAGTCATCTCCTAAGCTTTATTTAATCGAAAATAAATTAGACTATGAAAATTGTAACAAACCAGACACTGAACatgtttttaacaaaaattaggagagtttttataatgatacagaaaataaagtaaG GGTAGTTACATGTGAAGTGAAAGAAGACCAAGAGTTTGATAAGCAAATGACAAAAAATAAGAGTCAAAATACCACCAATTGGAAATTAGACATTGAACATGTATCTCATAGTGATACAAAAAGCCTTTTTGATTTGTGGGTTGAATGCTCCAGTGAGATGAAATACGTGATTCAAATAAAAAGGCACGGTATTTCTGCTGTTAGACAAACTTATaaggaaacaaaaccaatagAAGACTTGTTCCAGAAGCCATTATTTGCAGATAATTGCAGATGCTAA